Proteins encoded together in one Streptomyces umbrinus window:
- a CDS encoding sensor histidine kinase has protein sequence MRHRPVPAPLMDAMLVAVCLMDVWIHYDSEEPLRMACALLAAFSLVLRRRLPLLTFLLALPATLVSDAVLATLIALYTLASLSRRRVLLALCALACSASDLTWWSWPSPEFSDLSDSSDLVTVTYSLATAAAPVFLGQLVQTGRELSLRLSEISEAREHERRLLAQGVLAKERAQLAREMHDVVSHQVSLIAVRAGVLQVATRDPEAREAAATIRRLSVQTLDELRHMVGVLRASGSRPTELTPQPSLADLQRLVDTSGIEAALRTDLPDNLSPSVQRAVYRTVQEALTNVRKHAPGATATIHVHHADDTVHATVTNASPTRPALPLPGAHHGLVGLRQRAELLGGTVTSGPTADGGYELRLRLPVQDTP, from the coding sequence ATGAGGCACCGCCCCGTGCCCGCCCCGCTCATGGACGCCATGCTCGTCGCCGTCTGCCTGATGGACGTCTGGATCCACTACGACAGCGAAGAGCCGCTGCGCATGGCCTGCGCGCTGCTCGCCGCCTTCTCTCTCGTACTCCGGCGCCGTCTGCCGCTGTTGACCTTCCTGCTCGCCCTGCCGGCCACCTTGGTCAGCGACGCGGTACTCGCCACTCTGATCGCGCTCTACACCCTCGCCTCCCTCAGCCGTCGTCGCGTGCTGCTGGCCCTCTGCGCGCTGGCATGCTCGGCGAGTGACCTCACCTGGTGGTCGTGGCCGTCACCCGAGTTCTCCGACCTGTCGGACTCCTCCGACCTGGTCACCGTCACCTACAGCCTGGCGACGGCGGCCGCTCCCGTCTTCCTCGGCCAGCTCGTCCAGACCGGACGCGAGCTGTCCCTGCGGCTGTCCGAGATATCCGAGGCGCGGGAGCACGAACGCCGGCTGCTGGCCCAGGGCGTACTCGCGAAGGAACGCGCGCAGCTCGCACGGGAGATGCACGACGTGGTCTCCCATCAGGTCAGCCTGATCGCCGTACGCGCCGGAGTGCTCCAGGTCGCCACCCGGGACCCGGAAGCGAGAGAGGCCGCGGCCACGATCCGGCGGCTCAGCGTGCAGACCCTGGACGAACTGCGGCACATGGTCGGCGTGCTGCGCGCCTCCGGAAGCCGTCCCACGGAACTGACTCCCCAGCCGTCCCTGGCAGACCTCCAGCGGCTCGTCGACACCAGCGGCATCGAGGCCGCGCTGCGCACGGACCTGCCCGACAACCTCTCACCGTCCGTCCAGCGCGCCGTCTACCGCACCGTCCAGGAAGCACTGACCAACGTACGCAAGCACGCCCCCGGGGCCACCGCCACCATCCACGTCCACCACGCGGACGACACCGTCCACGCCACCGTCACCAACGCCTCCCCCACCCGCCCCGCGCTCCCCCTGCCCGGCGCCCACCACGGCCTCGTCGGCCTGCGCCAGCGGGCCGAACTCCTCGGCGGCACCGTCACGTCCGGCCCCACGGCCGACGGCGGATACGAACTCCGGTTGCGCCTCCCGGTCCAGGACACGCCATGA
- a CDS encoding response regulator: MIRVLVVDDEALIRTGFRHILDSADGLEVVAAVPGGQAVHSARELRPDVVLLDIRMPDVDGLTVLAELRRLPQPPTVAMLTTFDMDEYVATALRSGAAGFLLKDTDPVQLPLLVRSLADGGVVLSSRVTRTVVDGYLDNGPHEEAARCVARLTERERAVLVLIAEGLSNTGIGTRMHLSIGTVKDHVSAVLAKLEVGSRVQAALLAERAGLLRPPRDPEDG, translated from the coding sequence GTGATCCGGGTACTGGTGGTCGACGACGAGGCTCTGATCCGTACGGGCTTTAGGCACATCCTCGACTCCGCGGACGGCCTCGAGGTCGTGGCGGCGGTCCCCGGCGGCCAGGCCGTCCACTCGGCACGGGAGCTGCGTCCCGACGTCGTGCTGCTCGACATCCGGATGCCGGACGTGGACGGGCTCACCGTCCTGGCCGAGCTGCGCCGGCTGCCGCAGCCGCCCACGGTGGCCATGCTCACGACGTTCGACATGGACGAGTACGTGGCGACGGCACTGCGCTCGGGGGCGGCCGGGTTCCTGCTCAAGGACACCGATCCCGTGCAACTGCCGCTGCTGGTACGCAGTTTGGCCGACGGCGGGGTCGTCCTGTCGTCCCGGGTCACCCGCACCGTGGTCGACGGGTATCTGGACAACGGTCCCCACGAGGAGGCCGCCCGTTGCGTGGCCCGGCTGACCGAACGCGAGCGTGCCGTTCTCGTCCTCATCGCCGAAGGACTGTCCAACACCGGTATCGGCACACGGATGCATCTGAGCATCGGCACGGTCAAGGACCATGTGAGCGCCGTCCTCGCCAAGTTGGAGGTGGGCAGCCGCGTCCAGGCGGCCCTGCTCGCCGAACGCGCGGGTCTGCTCAGGCCACCGCGGGACCCGGAGGACGGATGA
- a CDS encoding DUF418 domain-containing protein yields the protein MYAAHVGPDPSVGGPLGFVLELARGRSSALFALLAGFSLVLITGRPHPRTGRAGRQAVGRILIRSVVLVVLGFALTALDTDVDVILAFYGLTFLVVLPLYRLRVRTLAAVGAACALVMPQLLHVVRQSIDNGDWADTVVRWDPLARISDTDGLVELLFTGEYPVLTWMPFMIVGMVVARLDLGRVKVRARLALAGGGSAVLGYGGSWLALRLVPHAHATVAAATDGDSAASAWWSDTVGYLTDGTPAAWLLVAAPHSQTTFSILGNTGVALLVVAACVAVTARMPRVTRLATPVAAVGMISLTAYVLHILAIYVVGMEDETVPALVALLAFIATAMLLAAAWTRRFRRGPLEYLLHATTGVTRHIK from the coding sequence ATGTACGCGGCCCATGTCGGCCCGGACCCTTCGGTGGGCGGGCCGCTGGGCTTCGTCCTTGAGCTGGCGCGCGGGCGTTCCTCCGCGCTCTTCGCCCTGCTCGCCGGTTTCTCGCTCGTCCTCATCACCGGCCGCCCGCACCCCCGCACCGGTCGGGCCGGACGGCAGGCCGTGGGCAGGATCCTCATCCGCTCCGTGGTCCTGGTCGTGCTGGGCTTCGCCCTGACCGCGCTGGACACCGACGTCGACGTGATCCTCGCGTTCTACGGACTGACCTTCCTCGTCGTGCTCCCGCTGTACCGGCTGCGGGTCCGGACGCTCGCGGCAGTCGGCGCCGCGTGCGCGTTGGTCATGCCCCAACTCCTCCACGTGGTCCGCCAGTCGATCGACAACGGGGACTGGGCCGACACCGTCGTCCGCTGGGACCCGCTGGCGCGGATCAGCGACACGGACGGTCTCGTGGAGCTGCTGTTCACCGGTGAGTACCCGGTGCTCACCTGGATGCCGTTCATGATCGTCGGCATGGTGGTGGCCCGGCTCGACCTCGGCCGGGTCAAGGTCCGCGCCCGACTCGCCCTGGCCGGCGGCGGGTCGGCCGTCCTCGGTTACGGCGGTTCCTGGCTCGCCCTGCGCCTCGTCCCGCACGCGCACGCCACCGTCGCGGCGGCCACGGACGGAGACTCGGCGGCCTCGGCCTGGTGGTCCGACACCGTCGGCTACCTCACGGACGGCACCCCGGCCGCCTGGCTGCTGGTGGCCGCGCCGCACAGTCAGACAACCTTCTCCATCCTCGGCAACACGGGCGTCGCGCTCCTCGTGGTGGCCGCGTGCGTCGCCGTCACGGCCCGGATGCCCCGCGTCACGCGCCTGGCCACGCCCGTCGCCGCGGTCGGCATGATCTCCCTGACCGCCTACGTCCTGCACATCCTCGCCATCTACGTGGTCGGCATGGAGGACGAGACCGTCCCGGCCCTGGTCGCACTGCTCGCCTTCATCGCGACCGCCATGCTGCTGGCGGCCGCCTGGACACGACGGTTCCGCCGAGGCCCTCTGGAGTACCTGCTCCACGCCACCACAGGCGTCACCCGCCACATCAAGTGA
- a CDS encoding DUF6153 family protein, with the protein MASVRDEAVNRLGQLVRPRSTSRFAGLLVSALLLGLVGMHGLGPLPMGSGHDPMPVAAPMSVVASMPGACDHGEGGCTGHAQHADPTCASASVAGSPAMVPVLLPDVAACAGVPRAGTASTGSGPDGGRAPPSLSELQLLRI; encoded by the coding sequence ATGGCCAGTGTCCGCGACGAGGCGGTGAACCGCCTCGGACAGCTCGTTCGACCGCGATCGACGTCGCGGTTCGCCGGGCTGCTCGTGAGCGCGCTGCTCCTCGGCCTGGTCGGTATGCACGGCCTGGGGCCGCTTCCCATGGGCTCGGGTCACGACCCGATGCCGGTGGCCGCGCCCATGAGCGTGGTGGCGTCGATGCCGGGCGCGTGCGATCACGGCGAAGGTGGCTGCACGGGCCACGCCCAGCACGCGGATCCGACGTGCGCGTCCGCGTCGGTCGCCGGTTCGCCCGCGATGGTGCCGGTGCTGCTGCCCGACGTGGCCGCCTGCGCCGGAGTGCCACGGGCCGGTACCGCTTCGACCGGCAGTGGCCCCGACGGCGGCCGGGCGCCGCCCTCACTCTCCGAACTCCAACTCCTGCGGATCTAG
- a CDS encoding DUF305 domain-containing protein: MTAQRTLVRRTALSVTAGAAAFLLAACGSDSGSGGHDMGSMESDSSPTATASAKAGDHNDADVDFSKEMIQHHRQAVDMAELAADRASSQEVKDLATKVKGAQDPEIETMSGWLTSWGEDVPEEMSGAMDHDMSSAMPGMMSGKDMDKLEKASGAEFDTMFLTMMVEHHEGAVEMAETEKADGTYGPATKLAGAVVTAQTAEIKQMNKMLGKS, encoded by the coding sequence ATGACCGCGCAACGCACACTCGTCCGCCGTACCGCCCTCTCCGTCACCGCGGGAGCGGCCGCGTTCCTCCTCGCCGCCTGCGGCAGTGACAGCGGCAGCGGAGGACACGACATGGGGTCCATGGAGTCCGACTCCAGCCCCACCGCGACCGCCTCCGCCAAGGCCGGCGACCACAACGACGCGGACGTCGACTTCTCCAAGGAGATGATCCAGCACCACCGTCAGGCCGTCGACATGGCCGAACTGGCCGCCGACCGCGCCTCCTCGCAGGAGGTCAAGGACCTGGCAACGAAGGTCAAGGGGGCACAGGACCCGGAGATCGAAACCATGTCCGGCTGGCTCACCTCGTGGGGCGAGGACGTACCCGAGGAGATGTCCGGCGCCATGGACCACGACATGTCGTCCGCCATGCCCGGCATGATGAGCGGCAAGGACATGGACAAGCTGGAGAAGGCGTCCGGCGCCGAGTTCGACACCATGTTCCTCACGATGATGGTCGAGCACCACGAGGGCGCCGTCGAGATGGCCGAGACCGAGAAGGCCGACGGCACGTACGGTCCCGCCACGAAGCTCGCGGGCGCCGTCGTGACGGCCCAGACCGCCGAGATCAAGCAGATGAACAAGATGCTCGGCAAGAGCTGA
- a CDS encoding MFS transporter, with amino-acid sequence MPGPRGSRGRADGRTRCPAVRRSPRRAGSSPCTRGRRPARTAPRPRRIRSGLSLTGFGSTSYLPLALVLPALAGLGDLISETLRSALLQHGTPDDLRGRVSGLWMVQATVSPALGNAAVGLLAELTGARAAVVMGGLFCVAATLVVAAAFPALRHARLTVPSESSKPAEASEPSESSCEAPANAADDAGHADAESPVKGPAR; translated from the coding sequence GTGCCAGGTCCGCGGGGTTCACGTGGGCGGGCGGACGGTCGTACACGATGTCCTGCAGTTCGACGAAGCCCGCGACGAGCCGGATCGTCTCCATGCACGCGCGGTAGGCGTCCTGCAAGGACAGCCCCGCGGCCTCGAAGAATCCGATCAGGGCTGTCACTGACGGGCTTCGGCTCGACCTCCTACCTTCCGCTCGCGCTCGTCCTGCCGGCCCTCGCCGGACTGGGCGACCTGATCTCCGAGACCCTGCGTTCGGCCCTCCTCCAGCACGGCACCCCCGACGACCTGCGCGGCCGGGTCAGCGGCCTGTGGATGGTGCAGGCGACCGTCTCGCCCGCCCTGGGCAACGCCGCCGTCGGCCTCCTCGCCGAACTGACCGGCGCCCGCGCCGCCGTGGTCATGGGCGGCCTCTTCTGCGTCGCAGCCACCCTCGTGGTCGCCGCGGCCTTCCCGGCCCTCCGCCACGCCCGCCTCACCGTGCCGTCCGAGTCGTCCAAGCCGGCCGAGGCCTCAGAGCCCTCCGAGTCGTCCTGCGAGGCTCCGGCGAACGCGGCCGACGACGCCGGTCACGCCGACGCGGAGTCACCCGTGAAGGGGCCGGCGCGCTAA
- a CDS encoding DUF6174 domain-containing protein, with translation MTDVRMTTFHSSRRLVSVAGLVGGLLWATVACGTESSSGSGSARVGNPEPATSPSGTTWREPGSYVYTLKSTEGERSLIGTFRVTVRDGKVAEAVGLDADSRRVVRQLPGEVPTIGELLDELEQARRDNADTAEAEYGSDGHPVRISLDWDENAVDDEALYVISAYAPTSG, from the coding sequence ATGACCGACGTTCGCATGACCACCTTTCACTCCAGTCGTCGTCTTGTGTCCGTCGCGGGACTGGTCGGAGGGCTGTTGTGGGCGACCGTCGCCTGCGGCACGGAGTCGTCCTCGGGATCCGGATCCGCCCGGGTGGGCAACCCCGAGCCCGCGACGTCCCCGAGCGGGACAACCTGGCGGGAGCCCGGCTCGTACGTCTACACGCTCAAGTCGACCGAAGGGGAACGGAGTCTGATCGGCACCTTCCGGGTGACCGTCCGCGACGGCAAGGTCGCCGAGGCCGTCGGTCTCGACGCGGACAGTCGGCGAGTGGTGCGGCAGTTGCCCGGTGAAGTACCCACCATCGGCGAGCTGTTGGACGAGCTGGAGCAGGCGCGGCGCGACAACGCCGACACGGCCGAGGCGGAGTACGGGTCCGACGGTCACCCCGTGCGGATCTCGCTGGACTGGGACGAGAACGCGGTCGACGACGAAGCCCTTTATGTCATCAGCGCCTACGCACCGACCTCCGGTTAG
- a CDS encoding VOC family protein: MNTPGNASVFGAVHLGYIVIETNRFTDWRRFGTDAIGMHHDALDTDLTRFRLDDQECRFLLRRGPAEDVVATGWHVDDHATFERIEARIHAHGVPMAHGTADEAALRGVERLLRFPGPKGITQEIYTNPLKSAEPLRMRASGFVTGDSGMGHVAITSAKPAQLRGYFDTVFDARLTDCIDETINGVKLKIRFLRVNERHHSIAVAAVRGLPVDPVRTRVQHLNIQAASLDDVAQSYRRVCELGFDMALSVGQHTNDKELSYYARTPSGFEWEVGWNPVVVDETTWEPSTHQGISIWGHTAVGRTIVGKLDQFRLAARSLARREDTVPALSGTGIPDN, translated from the coding sequence ATGAACACGCCTGGCAACGCGTCGGTGTTCGGTGCCGTCCACCTCGGCTACATCGTCATCGAGACCAACCGCTTCACCGACTGGCGCCGCTTCGGCACCGATGCCATCGGCATGCACCACGACGCCCTCGACACGGACTTGACGCGCTTCCGTCTCGACGACCAGGAGTGCCGCTTCCTGCTCCGGCGCGGCCCGGCCGAGGATGTCGTCGCCACCGGCTGGCACGTCGACGACCACGCCACCTTCGAACGGATCGAAGCACGCATACACGCCCACGGCGTTCCCATGGCCCACGGCACCGCCGACGAAGCCGCCCTGCGTGGCGTCGAGCGTCTGCTGCGTTTCCCCGGCCCCAAGGGCATCACCCAGGAGATCTACACGAACCCGCTGAAGTCGGCGGAGCCGCTGCGCATGCGGGCCTCCGGGTTCGTCACCGGTGACTCGGGGATGGGGCATGTCGCGATCACCTCCGCCAAACCGGCCCAGCTCCGGGGCTACTTCGACACCGTCTTCGACGCCCGCCTGACCGACTGCATCGACGAGACCATTAACGGCGTCAAGCTCAAGATCCGCTTCCTGCGCGTCAACGAACGCCACCACTCCATCGCCGTCGCCGCCGTCCGGGGCCTGCCCGTCGACCCGGTCCGCACCCGCGTCCAGCACCTCAACATCCAGGCGGCCAGCCTCGACGACGTCGCCCAGAGCTACCGGCGCGTGTGCGAACTCGGCTTCGACATGGCCCTGTCCGTCGGACAGCACACCAACGACAAAGAGCTGTCCTACTACGCCCGTACGCCCTCGGGCTTCGAGTGGGAGGTGGGCTGGAACCCCGTCGTCGTCGACGAGACCACCTGGGAGCCCAGCACCCATCAGGGCATCAGCATCTGGGGCCACACCGCCGTCGGCCGGACCATCGTCGGCAAACTCGACCAGTTCCGGCTCGCCGCCCGCTCCCTGGCCCGCCGGGAGGACACCGTCCCCGCCCTCAGCGGCACCGGCATCCCTGACAACTGA
- a CDS encoding TetR/AcrR family transcriptional regulator, whose translation MTKPQTARRKRANGVESRQRILDATVEIAGERGYEGTSIAAVSAKCGLPASSIYWHFKDKDDLIAAVIERSFETWLAAVELPREETGTSLERVTVMAASVARSLVDAPDFLRLGLMLALERRPVEPRGRTVFLEVRDIAARKIAEVVGTLFPDLDDESVHTLTTYAVAGADGLFVHREINGDAVDLVALLELHAQLIHDAATRLASRSNG comes from the coding sequence ATGACCAAGCCGCAGACGGCGCGCAGGAAGCGTGCGAACGGGGTGGAGTCGAGGCAGCGCATCCTCGACGCCACGGTGGAGATCGCGGGCGAGCGTGGCTACGAGGGCACGTCCATCGCGGCGGTCAGCGCCAAGTGCGGGCTGCCCGCCAGCTCGATCTACTGGCACTTCAAGGACAAGGACGACCTGATCGCCGCGGTCATCGAGCGCAGCTTCGAGACCTGGCTGGCGGCCGTCGAGCTCCCGCGGGAGGAGACCGGCACATCGCTTGAGCGGGTCACGGTCATGGCCGCGAGCGTGGCGAGGTCGCTGGTCGACGCGCCGGACTTCCTGCGTCTCGGCCTGATGCTCGCGCTGGAGCGGCGGCCCGTGGAACCCCGGGGCCGCACGGTGTTCCTCGAGGTCCGTGACATCGCCGCCCGGAAGATCGCCGAGGTGGTCGGGACCCTGTTCCCGGACCTGGACGACGAGTCCGTACACACCCTGACCACCTACGCCGTCGCCGGGGCCGACGGCCTGTTCGTGCACCGGGAGATCAACGGCGACGCCGTCGACCTGGTGGCGCTGCTCGAACTGCACGCACAGCTGATCCACGACGCGGCGACGCGCCTGGCATCGAGGAGCAATGGATGA
- a CDS encoding 2-keto-4-pentenoate hydratase, with product MTLTAPQREEACRLLREAERRVAPIDPLSDLLPGLEVADAYAVQRGNIARRLSAGATVVGHKVGLTAAAMQQLLGVDEPDFGHLLDDMVHRDGGTVPAARYCLPRIEPEICFRLARPLRGPDVTVEDVLEATEAVAPALEIVDSRIRDWKITLADTVADNASAAGLVCGPWTPLGDAPDLATVTAELVVDSEAVATGSGKEVLGHPAAAVAWLANTLAAFGTALEPGHVVLPGTMTTAPFVRAGQRIEARFSALGLVSVTFV from the coding sequence ATGACACTCACCGCACCACAGCGTGAGGAAGCCTGTCGGCTCCTGCGCGAGGCAGAGCGGCGCGTGGCGCCGATCGACCCGCTGTCGGACCTGCTGCCAGGCCTGGAAGTGGCCGACGCCTACGCGGTCCAGAGGGGCAACATCGCCCGGCGCCTGTCCGCCGGAGCCACCGTCGTCGGCCACAAGGTCGGCCTGACCGCGGCCGCGATGCAGCAGCTGCTCGGCGTGGACGAGCCCGACTTCGGCCACCTCCTGGACGACATGGTCCACCGCGACGGCGGCACGGTGCCCGCGGCCCGTTACTGCCTGCCGCGCATCGAACCGGAGATCTGCTTCCGCCTCGCCCGGCCCCTGCGCGGCCCCGACGTCACCGTCGAGGACGTCCTGGAGGCCACCGAGGCGGTCGCCCCGGCGCTGGAGATCGTCGACAGCCGGATCCGCGACTGGAAGATCACCCTCGCCGACACGGTCGCCGACAACGCCAGCGCGGCCGGTCTCGTCTGCGGCCCCTGGACACCCCTGGGCGACGCACCCGACCTCGCCACCGTCACCGCCGAACTGGTCGTGGACAGCGAGGCCGTCGCGACGGGCAGCGGCAAGGAGGTACTGGGACATCCGGCCGCCGCGGTCGCCTGGCTGGCCAACACGCTCGCCGCCTTCGGCACCGCACTGGAGCCGGGACACGTGGTACTCCCCGGCACCATGACCACCGCCCCCTTCGTCCGCGCCGGCCAGCGGATCGAGGCCCGCTTCAGTGCCCTCGGCCTGGTGTCGGTGACCTTCGTCTGA
- a CDS encoding amidohydrolase family protein, translated as MPDWSPDAALEVMDLLGADTAIVSVSTPGTAFLTDPQEAADLARRLNDFSASLAAEHPTRFGYFATLPMPDTTASATEARRALDDLGAAGVTLLANNQGVYLGAYGQDALWQTLSDRGAVVFVHPADLPAPAVENIPPFAADFLLDTTRAAYLLVRNGVVRRHPRIRFVLSHAGGFVPYTSHRMATAIAADTGRSPLDVLDDFRGFYYDTALSSSPAALPTLLAFARPGRVLFGSDWPFAPAIAGQYFANGLDSGVDPAVLRTVNRTNAEAFFPRLAGTAAPIAARPAPMRLRQSAQRAAARLLFKLVQPGTGRDTRPH; from the coding sequence ATGCCGGACTGGAGCCCTGATGCGGCACTGGAGGTGATGGACCTGCTGGGCGCCGACACGGCGATCGTGTCCGTCTCCACCCCGGGCACCGCCTTCCTCACCGACCCGCAGGAGGCCGCCGACCTGGCCCGACGGCTCAACGACTTCTCCGCGTCCCTCGCCGCCGAACACCCCACCCGCTTCGGCTACTTCGCCACCCTGCCCATGCCCGACACCACCGCTTCCGCGACCGAGGCCCGCCGGGCCCTGGACGATCTGGGCGCCGCCGGAGTCACCCTCCTGGCCAACAACCAGGGCGTCTACCTCGGCGCGTACGGCCAGGACGCACTGTGGCAGACGCTGAGCGACCGGGGTGCCGTCGTCTTCGTCCACCCCGCCGACCTCCCGGCTCCGGCGGTCGAGAACATCCCCCCGTTCGCCGCCGACTTCTTGCTGGACACGACCCGGGCCGCCTACCTCCTCGTACGCAACGGAGTCGTCCGGCGCCACCCGCGCATCCGGTTCGTCCTCAGCCACGCTGGCGGCTTCGTGCCCTACACCTCCCATCGCATGGCCACCGCCATCGCGGCCGACACCGGGCGCAGCCCCCTGGACGTGCTGGACGACTTCCGCGGCTTCTACTACGACACCGCGCTGTCCTCCAGTCCCGCCGCCCTGCCCACGCTGCTCGCCTTCGCCCGTCCCGGACGCGTCCTGTTCGGCAGCGACTGGCCGTTCGCCCCCGCCATCGCGGGCCAGTACTTCGCCAACGGCCTCGACAGCGGTGTGGATCCCGCCGTCCTCCGGACCGTCAACCGAACCAACGCCGAAGCCTTCTTCCCGCGCCTGGCCGGCACCGCCGCGCCGATCGCTGCCCGCCCGGCCCCGATGCGCCTGAGGCAGTCGGCTCAACGGGCCGCCGCCCGCCTCCTCTTCAAACTCGTCCAGCCCGGCACCGGTCGAGACACGCGTCCCCATTGA